One part of the Anaerofustis stercorihominis DSM 17244 genome encodes these proteins:
- a CDS encoding ArsR/SmtB family transcription factor codes for MSKQTMEYMEKCAPIFSMLQDKRRQEITQLLFDNRELSVTVLTDKLSLSRPAVSHHLKLLLDADLVTVRQDGKERYYRVNLKPALMLLKKLTDSIETDIEQMK; via the coding sequence ATGAGTAAACAAACAATGGAATATATGGAGAAATGTGCTCCCATATTCTCAATGCTTCAGGACAAGAGGCGCCAGGAAATAACTCAGCTTTTATTTGATAATCGGGAATTAAGCGTTACTGTGCTTACAGACAAACTTTCTTTATCCCGCCCGGCTGTTTCTCATCATTTGAAGTTATTATTGGATGCTGATTTGGTCACGGTCAGGCAAGACGGCAAGGAGAGGTATTACAGAGTAAATTTAAAACCTGCGTTAATGCTTTTAAAAAAATTAACGGATTCAATCGAGACGGATATAGAACAAATGAAATAA
- a CDS encoding chromate transporter, with the protein MVMELFIVFFKIGLFTFGGGYAMIPLIKTEVLSHGWATVGEIIDFIGISESTPGPFAINIATFIGFDHSSLIGAFSATLGVVLPSFIIIILISKFFFNFQDNKYVQAVLAGLRPAVVGTIAASAMTIFASVFILKGKLTNYTGLMILAVVLLLKLKFKEMHPIVLIIISGFLGYLFYGPLAGVI; encoded by the coding sequence ATGGTAATGGAATTATTTATTGTCTTCTTTAAAATAGGACTGTTCACTTTCGGCGGGGGTTATGCAATGATACCTCTTATAAAGACCGAAGTCCTTTCACACGGCTGGGCGACAGTCGGAGAGATCATCGACTTTATAGGCATAAGCGAATCCACTCCGGGACCTTTTGCGATAAATATAGCTACCTTCATAGGCTTCGACCACAGCAGCCTCATCGGGGCGTTCAGTGCCACGCTGGGTGTGGTTTTGCCCTCATTTATAATAATAATCCTGATAAGTAAATTTTTCTTTAATTTTCAGGATAACAAATATGTGCAGGCGGTGCTTGCGGGGCTTAGACCGGCTGTCGTCGGGACCATAGCCGCATCGGCAATGACGATTTTTGCTTCTGTATTCATATTGAAGGGAAAGCTTACCAACTATACGGGGCTGATGATTTTAGCTGTAGTGCTCTTATTAAAGCTTAAATTCAAAGAAATGCACCCCATTGTCCTTATTATAATATCCGGATTTTTGGGATATTTGTTTTACGGTCCGCTGGCGGGGGTAATATAG
- a CDS encoding chromate transporter, whose protein sequence is MKNKDLDLFITFANIGAFTFGGGYAMIPLLQKEVVEKKKWIDENEMLDITAISQSTPGPLAINCATFVGYKIGGVWGSVLATLGVVVPSFFIIIGVSIIFNMFKDNIIVNNVFAGVKAGVIVLILEAALKLGKPIKKDYFNMILLFASLLITAFTSINVIYVLIACALLGVIFHGFNIIKGGDM, encoded by the coding sequence TTGAAAAACAAAGACTTGGATTTATTTATTACCTTCGCCAACATCGGAGCTTTTACCTTCGGCGGAGGTTATGCAATGATACCCCTGCTTCAAAAAGAAGTCGTGGAGAAGAAAAAATGGATAGACGAAAACGAGATGCTGGATATAACGGCGATATCTCAAAGTACCCCGGGACCTCTTGCAATCAATTGTGCCACATTCGTGGGATATAAAATCGGAGGGGTATGGGGTTCAGTCCTCGCCACCCTCGGAGTTGTCGTCCCTTCTTTTTTTATAATAATCGGAGTTTCTATTATTTTTAATATGTTCAAAGATAATATCATCGTTAATAACGTATTTGCGGGAGTAAAGGCGGGAGTTATCGTGCTGATTTTGGAAGCGGCTTTAAAGCTGGGAAAACCCATAAAGAAGGATTATTTCAATATGATACTGCTTTTTGCTTCACTTCTCATAACCGCATTTACAAGTATAAACGTCATTTATGTCCTTATCGCATGCGCACTTCTCGGAGTGATATTTCATGGGTTTAATATCATCAAGGGAGGGGATATGTAA
- a CDS encoding sensor histidine kinase, whose product MNKINKKRTFFISFMALIIFLSGMVVSLYDNVEGKFNHNENIIINHLNSEMKYFTLAKAKEADPSYQILSFGKDVPKDIREQLTENLEENMSSSLNVLENDSNFLYEIKNTKTKKTVKSKYLKNNIFDKDVKNKSIFYGTLYYDAKGELKDIESLYKGDYDGFDFMSFFENSLDVGYSGGEDGSDRFYINGVSVPQDQIKINTPDNVSIAYSVPKNVKDNGGMVYYYLNSWENYNAFSAAALMFGSFIIALFILFYPKSIEDEVTPFSSFRKLRGEINIGFTATAITLGCMGCLIVSGYTINGVFLNLVDTLGFTFANFIVVLCNMVIWALTFLVIGIGCYDVKYIVVDGIWRFLRDDTLIGDLCRNIKGGINKLGNVDLSDNINRTIMKYALINTLVILIMICLWWFGIFLAIIYAVVSYLWVKEKVDKIKADYDVLLVSVENLAKGNFNDEITEDVGVFNSLKDEFRNIKTGFEEAVREETKSQNMRTELISNVSHDLKTPLTGIKNYVELLQQDSIDEETRKEYTETLNQYIDRLSTLIEDLFEVSKVNSGNINLDLMELNLIQLIEQTKDECFEVLNSRGLEMIMTSANSEIALMLDGDKTYRIFENLFNNVAKYALPSTRVYIDIIESEEDVMVEIKNISASQMNFTSEEIVERFVRGDKSRHESGSGIGLAIVKSYVEAQGGSFKIDIDGDLFKAIIVFRKNTNN is encoded by the coding sequence ATGAACAAAATAAATAAGAAGCGGACGTTTTTTATATCATTTATGGCGCTCATCATATTCTTAAGCGGTATGGTGGTAAGTTTATACGATAATGTAGAGGGAAAATTCAATCATAACGAAAATATTATAATAAATCATTTAAACAGTGAAATGAAATATTTTACCCTTGCCAAGGCAAAAGAAGCTGATCCGAGCTATCAAATCCTGTCTTTCGGCAAAGATGTACCGAAAGACATCAGGGAACAGCTGACGGAAAATCTTGAAGAAAATATGTCAAGTTCTCTTAATGTGCTTGAAAATGACAGTAATTTTTTATATGAAATAAAGAATACAAAAACAAAGAAGACGGTTAAGAGTAAATATCTAAAGAATAACATATTTGATAAAGATGTAAAGAATAAGAGTATATTCTACGGTACTCTATATTACGATGCAAAAGGGGAACTTAAGGATATAGAATCTTTATATAAAGGTGATTATGACGGGTTTGACTTTATGTCTTTCTTTGAAAATTCTCTTGATGTCGGTTATTCCGGAGGGGAAGACGGAAGTGACAGATTTTATATTAACGGCGTCAGCGTTCCTCAGGATCAGATAAAAATAAATACTCCCGATAACGTATCTATAGCTTACTCTGTTCCCAAAAATGTAAAAGATAACGGGGGCATGGTTTATTATTACTTAAACAGCTGGGAAAATTATAATGCTTTTTCTGCGGCGGCATTGATGTTCGGAAGTTTTATAATCGCATTATTTATACTATTTTACCCTAAGAGCATAGAAGACGAAGTAACTCCTTTTTCTTCATTCAGAAAACTCAGAGGAGAAATCAATATAGGCTTTACAGCGACTGCCATAACTCTTGGGTGTATGGGATGCTTGATAGTATCGGGATATACCATAAATGGGGTGTTCTTAAATCTTGTCGATACATTGGGATTTACTTTTGCTAACTTTATAGTTGTCCTATGCAATATGGTAATATGGGCTTTGACTTTCCTTGTTATCGGCATAGGCTGTTATGACGTAAAATATATAGTAGTTGACGGTATCTGGCGTTTTCTGAGGGACGACACTTTGATAGGCGATTTATGCAGGAATATCAAAGGGGGTATCAATAAACTCGGCAATGTGGATTTATCCGATAATATAAATAGGACGATAATGAAATATGCCCTTATAAATACATTGGTGATACTTATAATGATATGTCTTTGGTGGTTTGGTATATTCCTCGCCATTATATATGCTGTCGTTTCATACTTATGGGTAAAAGAAAAAGTCGACAAGATAAAAGCGGATTACGATGTTTTGCTCGTGTCTGTGGAAAACTTGGCAAAAGGGAACTTTAACGATGAGATAACCGAGGATGTGGGTGTATTCAATTCCTTAAAAGATGAATTTAGGAATATCAAAACCGGATTTGAAGAAGCGGTAAGGGAAGAAACCAAGTCTCAGAATATGAGGACCGAACTTATAAGCAACGTTTCTCACGATTTAAAGACTCCTCTCACCGGGATAAAGAACTATGTTGAGCTGTTACAGCAGGATAGTATTGACGAAGAAACAAGAAAAGAGTACACCGAGACTTTAAATCAGTACATCGATAGATTAAGTACGCTGATAGAAGATTTGTTTGAGGTAAGCAAAGTAAACAGCGGGAATATCAATTTGGATTTAATGGAACTAAATCTTATACAATTGATAGAACAGACAAAAGACGAATGTTTTGAAGTACTTAATTCCAGAGGACTTGAAATGATAATGACGTCGGCAAACAGTGAAATAGCGCTGATGCTTGACGGAGACAAGACCTACAGGATATTTGAAAATCTGTTTAATAACGTGGCAAAGTATGCTCTTCCTTCCACAAGAGTATATATAGATATAATAGAAAGCGAAGAAGATGTCATGGTGGAAATAAAGAATATTTCAGCCTCTCAGATGAACTTTACCAGCGAAGAGATAGTCGAAAGGTTTGTAAGAGGAGATAAGTCAAGACATGAAAGCGGAAGCGGCATAGGTCTTGCAATAGTAAAAAGCTACGTTGAAGCACAGGGCGGAAGTTTCAAGATCGATATAGACGGGGATCTGTTTAAAGCTATAATCGTATTTCGTAAAAATACAAACAATTAG
- a CDS encoding response regulator transcription factor, which produces MQHNILIVEDEKGIRDAIKIYLNNQGYNVFEAENGKEGLEVLNREDIHLAIVDIMMPVMDGITMTMRLRETYDIPVIFLSAKSEDIDKITGLNIGADDYVTKPFASMELIARVNSQIRRYDQILNLKHSSIKEEENSNRYVVGGLELDDDTKEVTVDGNKVKLTAKEYQILRLLIKTPGRVYSSEQIYEQVWNEKAINTETIMVHIRKLREKIEVNPKKPHYIKVVWGIGYKMEKM; this is translated from the coding sequence ATGCAGCATAATATATTGATAGTTGAAGACGAAAAAGGCATAAGAGATGCCATTAAGATTTATTTGAATAATCAGGGATATAACGTATTCGAAGCCGAAAACGGAAAAGAAGGCTTGGAGGTTTTGAATAGGGAAGATATACATCTTGCCATAGTCGATATAATGATGCCCGTAATGGACGGTATCACAATGACGATGAGACTAAGAGAAACTTACGATATACCCGTTATATTCTTAAGTGCCAAATCCGAAGATATAGATAAGATAACGGGGCTTAATATAGGTGCGGACGATTATGTCACAAAGCCTTTTGCTTCAATGGAGCTTATCGCAAGGGTAAATTCTCAAATAAGAAGATATGATCAGATTTTAAATCTTAAACATAGTTCTATAAAAGAAGAGGAAAATTCCAACAGATATGTCGTTGGAGGTCTCGAACTTGACGATGACACAAAAGAAGTGACTGTTGACGGTAACAAAGTAAAGCTTACCGCAAAGGAATATCAGATATTAAGGTTACTTATAAAGACTCCGGGAAGGGTGTACTCTTCCGAGCAGATTTATGAACAGGTATGGAATGAAAAGGCGATAAATACAGAGACCATAATGGTCCATATAAGAAAACTGAGAGAAAAGATAGAAGTAAATCCCAAGAAACCTCACTATATAAAAGTAGTATGGGGGATAGGGTATAAAATGGAAAAGATGTAG